In Gambusia affinis linkage group LG20, SWU_Gaff_1.0, whole genome shotgun sequence, the genomic window GTTGGCGTTTGCTGCCGGAGCGATGGTCTACGTCGTCGTGGATGACATCATTCCTGAGGCTCAACTCAGGTTAGTGGAAGAATATGGCTGACGTTTAGAGAGAAGGCTGGAGTGCTAATGTACGATAGCGTATCAGGGCCGTTGTAGATAGAAAAGACAGGAGCACATTTCTACCAAAGAACTCGGTGTGCAGGACAAAACCTCTGAAGTTACGAGATTGAtctcaaaagtttttttattgagaacaagaacatttctgagcagCAAGAGTCAGAAATTTGCTagaaacaaaactctgaaattctgagataaatctgacattttctcgGAAAATCAAGGAAATTTCTGTTCtccaaaatttttaaatttgcaaggaaaagaaaactgaaattttagGATCACAAGTTTCCTAGGAAAGTCgacatttctttgtttcttgatttttatttatttatttttttttagattaatctccaaatttctgaaatgtgctactTTTTTATTGAGTCATTTACCTGTCTGTCCTTTGCTGTTTGTCTCTTGTCTTTTGGTGCCGCCAGCGGTAACGGCAGACTGGCTTCGTGGACCTCCATTCTGGGGTTTGTCGTGATGATGTCACTAGACGTGGGGCTGGGCTGAGGACGCCACGGCGACCGAAGAGAAATAAACCAAGGCTCAGAGAAGCACAGCTGACCTCAATTTTAAAGAAGGGAACCAGTTGTTGAGTCTAATTACCACTACTTGAAGTTGAACTGTGAGCAAACCTTCCCATGCAATGATTGCTGTACTTGAACTGATATGTTTTCTATGTGATTCTTACAGTTGAATAAGACAGGAAGGTTTTGtttgctaatgtttttttcaggaaaaaaaatatatttaatatgacAGCTTAAAAACTattcttgtcttttttcagtTGAACACGGCGTTATGGGATTTAATAAGTGTACGTCATACTAGTAACTTAAATGTACTGAATCtggtgttttttatatttttcatatattataatttatatttgcCTCTCTGTTGTAACACAATGGAGTAAAATGGCTCAGGTGGTTTTGCTGGGGCTTTTTGCAGGGCAGTGTAAGTCTCCTGCCATCTACTGGCCGATCAGGGGAATCACACCTGCTTATCCATTTGGAATTTCTTAAGAGGATTCGTTTTAAACAaaggtggtaaaaaaaaaagaaaaagaaatgtgtttaagAGTAGCGCTACTTTAGCATATTTTTACTCTTGTAGAAGTAAAACTAGTCAACAAATATAATTAagaattaagaaatatttggCAAAAAGGGCTACTCAAAGTGATCATGTCGTaacatttgatttcatttttggaaaatggtgaaatgagacaaaatagaTAATAGAAGAGCTAAttctagtttttaaaacaaaaaaaaaattgtcatgaGCCAAAGTGGGAAGGGAAGCGTTACTTCAAAATACAATAggcaataaaatttagattttggGTGAAGTTTAAAGATATCTACACTACGCTAAGGTGAAgatgctgccatctagtggcagGATCTTCATCCTGTAAGTACATTAGAAGCCTTCATTTAACtcgttaaatattaaaaatctgcTAACAGAAcagttttgtagtttattttattggggATTAATACATAGCAGCATTGCGATAGTCACTGAAAAtctatcaaaacaaaaagcttccaAGTGCTAATGGTAACAATGTAAAGGAGAAACTATTAAGTTTTACTTTCCCGTTACCAAAGGGCGCTGTAATTTGTTTGACTTCATAATTACTGGTGCTTTTAAGAAACctttaagaaaactttgaatatattgaacattttctgtctttcttctctGACTGACCTATAGATGTACTAATAGATATGATCAGTATTGCATCTGAATATGAAATGCATCATTTTTGGCAACATGACTCAATAAATGCGTTCTAAATCAAAACTACATAAGTTTTGATTTAGAAACTGAAGTTTCTGTATCAAAACTTATGTAGCTACAAAGAGGATAAGTTAATTTTACGCTtactacatatatttttatgcagCAGAGATCATCttggatttttcttctttcaaatgcAGCATCATCTattgccatctagtggccaaCTTCAGAAGTAGCAAATGTATAAAGCACAAAGCGACCAAGcgattttctttctgtcatttttagaGTTTGTTTACAGAGGATTAGAggcactaaaagaaaaaatccagtAGTTTGAAGTTTATTCTCAGAACGCTGACGGAATGCATATGGACACCAGGGAGCTACCAGTTTTAATGGCTTTTTTTTGACATGGTTCAAGGATGctattttctgagattaaagttatAATACGGAGATTAAAGTCTGTGGAAACATCACACTGGACTCCAGGGAACATGGATTGCGTTtttctccactcttcctccaaACCCTGGAACATTGATTTCCAAGCGAAATGCAGAATTTACTTCCATCTGAAAAGAAGACTTTGAGCCACAGAGCAACAGTCCAGTTCGTTTTCTCCATATCTAGGTAGAAAGCTTCTGTTGTCTCTGGCTCGGGAGTGATGCGACGTTTGTAGTCCATGTGCGAAGCGTCTCTTGATGCGTTGACTCAAGACTCGGTCCATTCCTTGTGAAGCGCCTCGAAATTCTTGAATGAATTTTTCAAATCTATATGAGCTTCTTTGTGGAATAAATTTCTGCCATAAATAACCTTTCTAATCATGTTCTTATTTATTGAGATACGCCTGTGCAAAACCGAGTCAGCAACTTCTAAGTAAACAAATCtttaagaaatagaaaaaagacaTAATCCAGCCACTGAACTTTCTGAACAGAGCAGCCCATGAAGAGAGGGAAGCCGTTTTAAGACACGTTATGCAAAGACCCGctgttaaactgaaataaagacatGATAAAATAACGCacactttcttcttttactgAACATGGACAGGGACTGTTTTATGCTGCAGGAAGTGTTTCAGACTGGTTGGCATGTCCAGCTTGTCGATGCAGTGGATCTTGTTGACGCTTTTCAGGTGTCTTCGCACAGCAAGTCGGCACTGTGAGGTCAAGGCTTTGGGAGTTCCTGAAGACGGAAAAAGAAGTGTTTTATTAAAGGAATCTGCCACTAGAGGATGCATCTCACTATCAGACGATGCGTTGAAGAGTTATGGAGGCAAAGCGAGTCCCGCTGGGATCAGGTATCCCTCGTTCAGAGAGTGTCGCCGATTTCTGATCACTCTAATTGGAGAAATGCtccctgatttcaaaactttggtGGAAACGATGCTTGCAATTCCACTGAAGCCAGTCTGAGTGGCAGCAGAGGGATTCACAAACGTTTGATTTGGGAGCGCGCAATTCAGTGCGGAGCAGCTGAGAGACTGGTGCGTTCAGGCCACAGCAGGTCAATCATTCATAATATAAGTGCAGTCGTTTagctatttttaataactgataCATTACTAAAAATGTTATGCATaactgatatatttttatatattataatttacatttgtatttcataaatatataaatatttctcttgTACATTCCTAcaagagaaaaagatttttgtacatttgtttctAATTCCTATTTCCATATATCTTTAGACTTTGTGTGAAGCTACGTCCTCCAGCATATCTTTGACTTGCTGCTGCTACACCTGAATTTCCCTACTATagtacaataaaaatgattctaTTCTACATACAAGTTATGgtaattttccttctacttcaggATGATGTACAATTCTGTGTTGATCCATCAggtaaaataccaataaaatgcattccaGATTTCTGGCTATGATAAAATGAAAAGGGGATATGACTACTTTGACAAGGCACTGTAACGTGGTTATATTGAGTGGATACCTCTCTCACTCAGGAGCAGCTCCACTGCTTCGTTCTGCTTCGTGGACTTCTCGATGATCAGCGTAGGGAGGTAGACATTCGCGCCGAAGTCGATCAGCAGCTGGATGTACTCCACGCCGCAGCCGTACCTGAGGCACATCTCCAGCACCGTTCTGGGCGTCTTGCCTAGACTGTGGAAGGTCGCGTCAGTGCAGTTGTAATCGGGGTCAGCGCCGTAGAGGAGCAGCAGCCTAAAGCACTCCATGTGTCCGTAAACCGCAGACAGGTAGAGCGGTCCGCTGGTCACCCTGACGTAGGAGGGCCACACCAGGACCTTACAACGAGAGTTCGCATCGGCGCCGTGAACCAGCAGCTGCCTGAGGATCTCCACGTCGCCCTCTCTGGCAGCGGTGAGGACCGGGGAGCTGTTGTTGGACTTACTTCCGTTGGGGTTGGCACCAGCTCCAAGGAGGGCGAGGACACAGTCCAGGTATCGTCCGCGAACTGCGTTGAAAAGAGGCGTTTGGGCTTTGACGTCTATGGTGTCTACAAAAGCGCCGTGGGCCAACAGAACCTGCAGGCAGCTGAGGTGGCCTTTAGACACGGCGGCATGGAGGGGAGTGCCTGCGATGCCCCATCCCCCTCTGCAGTTGATGACTTTCTTGTAAATCTCCTGGCAGAGCATGTTGTCAAGGAGTATGTCATTGTTTTGTAACACCGCCTGCCTGAGCTTGGAGATTTCGTTGCTGTATTCTTCTTCCTCAGAGGTCCTCAGCTGGTACATAGAACCTGGtgaaaaaatgttgaagtcagaaaaccacaaaattcCCAACATGGAAGGACAAGAGCTGACTTTAAGGCACAGCAGATGGTAAGGCTGTTAAGAAATCTCCACTGCAACAAAGAGTGGCATCTTTTAGCTGTCACCAAGTTCCCATAGCAACCATTTTGAGAGAAAACGCATCTTAAATTAGCCTGACCGCTTGTTCTATGCTTGGCTTCATACAGATGATCTGAACCCTCGGCTATAGACACATGATTGCTTGCCGGAGGCATGtactctgttgaagtttgaaatGACCGGATCTGATTGACATATGTAACGCACCAGCTACGCTGTGAAGCTAAGCGAAAAGCGAGTATGTTGTAAACAATCATCCCCTACTGCGAAGAGAAAAGTGTTGGTCCAAACAACATCTTGAAGTAAAATGTCTTAAGCATTCCTCTTGCTCCACCTTAAATTGCTCAGTATTTGTAAGCGtggcttcgttcacttcctccgccACCATTGCCAAACTACAACCCTATATAGACGAACTACAattgtaaaacaacaaagtaaatTGCTCACAactcctccttctgtttgctgattggacCCATTGAAATTATGAGCCTTTTCCCTGCAAAGCCGCCAATCcaggtgctgattggctgtataTCTAAAAACAGAGATAAGGAAGATTGTTGTAGAACCAACACAGTATCCACTGTGCTTATTAATGTATATTAAGATATACTAgctgtttgaacaataaaaaatacagttgtCAGGGTTCTTAGAAGGGGTTTCATTATGGATTTCACCATTTTGAATGGCAGGGCCTTTGTCATTGTAATCAATTTAAATGCTagatttttccactttttttcccaATACAATACGGATTTATTTTAGAAGCACTTCACATAACTAGCAGTGTGGATGGGCTTGTACAAACTTCACAATTACTTATTATTAACACAAAGGCAGTTTGCAAATGTTTAACAAAGTCCATCTTACAGCCAGTTACATTTGGCTTGACCGTCCTTTTGATATTAGTTTTTATCAGAAACTAATACACATCCAGTTCAAATGAACATAacaattctgttttcttttaaaaaataaaaaatgcacacGTTTTCATGTCACAAGTTTCACATGACGAAACAGACTACAGTCCACTTCTGAAACCGAAAACAGTCTGTCTTTGTTCAGAGTTTGACGCTAAAGCAGGCTTTAGCATTTACCTAAGGACCATATTGATATACCAAAATGATCTAGAATATTATTCCTGATATTGATGATCAGGAATATTCACAATTAACTGACCCTTTTCATACAGCCGGCTTCCTAAAATATTCATACACCTTAATCATGTTACATTACAGCAACAAACTCCAATGTTTTCTATTAGAATTATGTGTGATAAACATCAAATGGTGCAtgattgtgaagtagaaggatGATGAAAGTCGGGTTTAATACCCCTAAATGCTGCCAGAGTCATTGCATCATTTAATCTCAATATAAATCTAGTTGTTCTAGTTGTATTAATCTTAAAGATCTTCCGAATAATTCGGCATGAGAAATACAGCACACAGTTGAATGCtagtatttatttctgaattgcTGCTTCCGTAGTTAATGAGTCCTGCCGACGGAAATACTGTAAATTACGAAATATTCGGTAAAGTTCTGGTGAGCTATATGTAAGCCGAACCATATCCCGTTATATCAAGTCTTCATTAATCAAATCGAAACCTATTAAACGTTATTGATAGTCATGTGTCTCTCTGTATCGTCAAATATGTGGTTTGTCTCAAACCCACTGTCTGCAAAAACAGCGCAATAATACCTCAATTTAAATgcagaaagacacaaaaaccttaaactgctctTGTCTAAAATGACTTGTTTACAACATGAGtctatgtatttatatttatactaCCTTTGATGTGTCGCAATGTTtccccccttcttcttcttcttcttcttcatcattcCGCTTCCTTGTTATGATGCTGCTAAGTATCTTTGCTGCCCTCTGGTGTTCATTAGAAGCAAAATCAAATTCTTGGTTTCTCagtcaagttttaaaaaagaaagttagaTTCAAAGCAATaattgattaaagaaaaaacaaaatacaaacatatttactttatttactaTCTTGTTATTATCTTCACCTCTCCTAATTTCTTTGTAGAAATATAGCCCATTCATAGTAATTACCAACAAGAAGGCTTGTTAGAAGTTACTGACTTCAAGAATTCAAGTAAGACTTCAGGCCCTTATGGAGTCGGTCAagcttttttatatatgtttttgaaCTGTCTTTCTGTCAAAtctgttgggttttattttttctttttgtttttttgttttttaaaaaaagcattctgTTTTGTCTCCGTCCCAACAAAACTAGCATATCTAGCAGGATTCCAAACTTGAGACTTTTAGCAATGACTTTCCatacaatgaaatgttttaggaaGACTAGGGAAGTGATGACTTCTCAGGATCATCTACATGTTTTCCTACTGGACGGGTGTTGATGATGTACCATTTCTTAAGCTACACAATTTTTCTACTCACTGTGAAAGTATGGCTAGCTCTGTTGGGTTAATGTTTTCCTACTGattgccaaaataaaaatcacatattttcagtcaagaaattaattttaacctGCAGAATAGTACGGTTTCTTTGATCTTAGGCTTCCTTTCATTATGACCTCAGGATGTTGGAAACAATTAACCCTACAGTACCCTCAGGCACTCTGCAACCCTTCCCTCAGATTATACTTTCTTCTCAGGTGCTCAGCAGGTATTACTAATCCCGTCTTTACATGTCAGGTCGCAGCTTCCTAATCCGTTCAGCTGCTGTTCAAATTCGCCACAATGTAATACTTCAATCTACCGCCAAGATACCCAGCAGTAATAAGCTGCATTAAATGAATTTCAAAATGGTTGTTCTGCAACAGATTGCTCTACCAGAGCAGTTCATCACTTCCCTTAGTAGGTTTAGGTAGATTTAAACGAGACaaaatatcaatttattttgatatcaAAATGCTTTAATACTGAACAAGGTCaaagaaaagtaattatttttctgtttttcatatgTTGATAAACTATCAGACATCGAGTCAAAATTAGAGCcaataatttagaattaaagatttttatctttataaattTTCTTTGCAACTTACAAAGATAATTTACATGTCCAAACATCTACTCGACATGTTTCGAGTAGACTCAGAAACATGTGgaacttttcccttttttttattattaatgtctTTATTCTTACATGACATTAAACTGCATTTCAGCATGAGGACATGTTCAGGAAACGACATGCAAATACTCATAAAAGACCCACACGCCAGGACATCTCTGCTTTAAAGTTAGGAAATGCTGCACCCATGTAATAAGTTGTTAACCTTTGTGTAAATCTGTAAGGTTTTGCTtcaattatgaatttaaaagcatttctcCTGCATT contains:
- the asb12a gene encoding ankyrin repeat and SOCS box protein 12a isoform X2, with product MYQLRTSEEEEYSNEISKLRQAVLQNNDILLDNMLCQEIYKKVINCRGGWGIAGTPLHAAVSKGHLSCLQVLLAHGAFVDTIDVKAQTPLFNAVRGRYLDCVLALLGAGANPNGSKSNNSSPVLTAAREGDVEILRQLLVHGADANSRCKVLVWPSYVRVTSGPLYLSAVYGHMECFRLLLLYGADPDYNCTDATFHSLGKTPRTVLEMCLRYGCGVEYIQLLIDFGANVYLPTLIIEKSTKQNEAVELLLSERGTPKALTSQCRLAVRRHLKSVNKIHCIDKLDMPTSLKHFLQHKTVPVHVQ
- the asb12a gene encoding ankyrin repeat and SOCS box protein 12a isoform X1, with the protein product MLGILWFSDFNIFSPGSMYQLRTSEEEEYSNEISKLRQAVLQNNDILLDNMLCQEIYKKVINCRGGWGIAGTPLHAAVSKGHLSCLQVLLAHGAFVDTIDVKAQTPLFNAVRGRYLDCVLALLGAGANPNGSKSNNSSPVLTAAREGDVEILRQLLVHGADANSRCKVLVWPSYVRVTSGPLYLSAVYGHMECFRLLLLYGADPDYNCTDATFHSLGKTPRTVLEMCLRYGCGVEYIQLLIDFGANVYLPTLIIEKSTKQNEAVELLLSERGTPKALTSQCRLAVRRHLKSVNKIHCIDKLDMPTSLKHFLQHKTVPVHVQ